CTATCCAATCAATTTGTGATCCATTGGTTCTCCCTCCCTCTCCCATTTCCCCAACCAAGTACACCAAGTTCAATGGAAGCAATGGATAAAGGTCACTCGGCAAGAgaaacagaggaagaagaaagaatgtTAACTTTATAGATGTGGTCAGTTGTGAGAAGAAACTACTCTAAATTGATAAAGGGGAATTCAAATTTTGATCCTAATTGTAAGACAAAAAGGCAACTCTGATAATGGAGCAGATGCATGCTAGATGGTCTGATCATGAGAACCATTAGTTTCAAAAACAATTGCCAAACTAAAAACCTCAAAGCACATGCAACAAGCTAAATGACGGTGAATAATATAccaaaatttgaaactcgaggAACAAGTCATAAACCAGAGCAACTCAATTGCCAATCTACATGGTTCAAGcacaaacacagtagaaagactGGGTACAAAAAAACTTACCCTTTGCTCACTCTGAAATCTAGCAATGGAAGCCGTAATGCCATGCCAAACCCCAACAACCTCAGAGACATCCACCTTCACAGAAGCTGCGAATGCAGTCTCTCCGATGGCGCACCCACCCATCAGCTCACCATTCCTAAATGGGCCGTCCCAGTGCTCCAAGAAAACCTTAATCTTCTCCAGCCTCATCGCCCCTTCCTCAACTCTAACCACTTGAATCACTCTCATCCTCACCTCCTTATCCCGAGGATCCACCAAGCAATGCTCCAATTCTATAATCTTCTGTCCACCCAGTCCATCCAAAGCCCAAACAGCTACAAAAGAGCCGCTGGAATCAAATGCAAAAGCAGAGGTCTGGTTGTCTGGTCCACCGACAATCCTCTCCTCGACGCTATACCTCGTGGCTGCGTCGGCCTCGCATCCAACAGTCGGCAAAAGCCTGATCATCTTGTACGTTAGCAAAAAAGAACCTTTTTCATCAGCGAGAGTTGGGCACTGGGTCTGCCAGTCGAACACCTGGACATCCCACTCGCGGAAGGCGTCCGGGACAACATTCTCTGGCAATTCGACGGGAACACCCTCTGAAGTGAAGTCGGCTCCAAAGCCATCCCACTCTCCGGAGACCCGCTGCGCAAAATCGACCCATTCTACAATAGGAGGGAAAcaagaaaacaaaatcaaaaccgAAAAGACCAACTTTTTGATGGCAACTGAGGGGGATCTGAGAAGTACAAACTGGATAATGATGTGGAAGCTTCAGCGGTGGATGCGGCGGAAAAGCGGAGACGGCAGTCGTCGGCGGCGGCGGGAGCTACTGCTGTTGACGAAGAGAAGAGGCCCCTGAGTGGAGGGCACTGGAGAACGAGCCGAAACCTTGGGGCTCTTGGAAAGAGCGAGGAGGCAGCGGTGGGGAGAAGGGATTTAGGCGAGGAGAAGACGCTGGAGGAGAGAgacgccgtcgccgtcgccgtcgccatGGCTTTCCTCAACGCCGTGGCCCGTGGGGAGTGGGATAAGGAGGGGTGCTGATGAAAAAAGAATTAAAAAGCCGCATAGAATATATTATATACCCGAGGgaagaaaaaataatttcaaaaattgtgaacGGTGAGATAGACGAGACGGGGAACAATTGGACGGCAGATTGGGGTGACAGCTGGATCAAATTGCGCATTCCGACTTGGTCAGAGTTGACTTGGTCGTGCCAGCCGAGCCACGTATGGCCCCGGCACGGAAGGCAGGCCAAATTGGGCATGACCACGATGCATGGCCTAACTAGGCAACGAGCCAGTATCAAGGCCACTCAATATTGTCCTCTATcccatattaaaaaattttattttcattctatatatataaaattttatttacttcgtcttatataaatattattatttaattattccttaaattttttaagtaaaaaaatttaaaaataaatataatttcttttaaattcagcactttaaattaaaattgagtatattttttatcaaaattatcccTCATATTTTAAGACTTTCTAATTGTCCTCATATTTTTTGAGATACAAAAAGTTCAAAAATAAgcataattcctcttaaattcagcactttaaattaaaattgaatatattttctatcaaaattatccctcgtattttttagatacaaaaagtcaaaaaataagtataatttcgATTAAATTCAactgagtatattttctatcaaatttagcACTACTTTTTTTTACTTCATATAATTCCTTCTAAATATAACACTATTTaaataaaatctagtatatttttcatccaattaagtatcatttaaaaaaaatctagtatatttttcattcaatCGGGTGGAAAAAATGTAGTGTTCaatctgataaaaaaaattatattaaattctaatttaatgtgctgaatttaaaaagaattatatatttttttaaatttttatatctaaaaatatcaaggataattagataaattaatattCATTATATTTGATTAGGGAatgaaaaaatataaattttctcATCAAATAATCCTAccaattattataaaaaatttatatacattagaggtcgccaacaAAAACAACCTTAAATATATTGGCTACACAACAAAGCTGACCAAGTAACAACAACAAGAGTTTGTATATTTCaaagcatgaaaaaaaaaatcgatgGATAAGCATGAGCAGATGAATAAATAGATAGATGAAGAATAATTCATTTATCTTTCGCTTTGTTTACTACAGAGGAAGGTAAAATGGAGAGATAAAATCAGGCTCGGCTCAAAAGGCATAGTCCATTAAGATCTATGTCTGCTCCAATTTTATTGAAGctcattgattaattaattaaagatattaaaaaaattaaattagcatcattaatattaattaattataaatgtcttATTAATTCATTAATGACACTTTTCAATTAATTCACTTATCTTTATTTCCTCATTAGTTGTCTATCATaattttatatgagattttattctgccttaaatataattcatttttaaattgacatatttctttcttttgttattATTACTCCGATTCACATTTTATTTtacaattaataatattattcttataaaacctaatgaattcttttctcctcaatatttcttaaaaatcctAATAGTTCGCTCATCAGTGCATTGTGCCCTTTTCTTTTTTCATCAACGATTTTGCATGTTTATCCCTCCTGACCGATGATACTCGCAGAGAACGTCCTTCTCTTCCTTTGCCGATAATATTTCTTCCttgctctttttttttatttcttgataataatataaattagagatttttttatcataaaatacaaagtaaaatatatttacaaaaattaattttttaaaattaaaattaataaagtctatTTAACATTCTAACTAAAaggattaaataatttaataattttattaataaaaaataaaattattaacaaaatATCCGTCaggaaactaaattttatatcaaaaattaatttttaaaaaaaataatatttaattctttttaataattaattttaaaaatatttttttaaaattattattttcggtctcaaatctaaatgaaaaatgttaaaaaaaattaataatatattaaaaaatttgttttttaatttttttttgcctaGGGTCTCAAGGAATCTTGAGACGTCCCTGGATAAAATAAATCGGATTCAATCGACCGATATAGTTTTTGTTCTGCGGGTGTAAAAATCCTGGGATTCTAGGTCAGCCATCCAGCATAGGCCTGAGCTTAGTTTAATCGTACCTGAGTTAGCTCGGGCTTAGGctcaaatctatttttaaataatattaaaataaataataataattataattattgttcgttattatatttttcaagaaaatatattttattttttatttttaagtataTGGATTAGTCCTAACACGTATGTTGAGTCCTGCTTAGCCCAACATATGGGTTGAACTGCTCTATAGCATAGGCTAAGCCCGTCCTAATACAATCCAACTATTGTTTACCATGAAGGGCACAACTTAAATCAACGGAAGTTTTCAACTGACTATAAATCAAGAAATATTTATGGCAGATGACTAATAAGTCCAGTATTCCTTAATTATAAGTTCTATTTAAAGGAAAATGTGTAGTTTCCATTATAGATAGTATTGTAAATGAATTAATTGTTTATGAGTAAATTAGTATGGGAatgaatataaatttatttatatttatttaatatatatcacATCAATTAAATTCACAAATTTAAATAAGTTATTAAACTAAATGAATAGTcatgaataaaaattataaatggtTCCTAAAACAAATGTCTACACAGAATGTTTATGAAGCacgtttattttaaaaaattatcaaatttataaatagacaaataaattctcaaaataaataaataaataaatttatattattaaactCGTGACcattcaaataaaaatataaaaattttaaataattaaataagtctaagtttgataacatttaaataaTCGTTGAAAAAAATCActccaaatttaaataattattttaacaatttaattcattttaaatttgatatgATTTGAGTATTGAATCTGGGAATCATAGTAGGCCGCATAGCCTACAACAGTAGCACCGGCGGCCCAACAACTCATTGAGGCTCATCAACGCAAGACAGCG
This window of the Zingiber officinale cultivar Zhangliang chromosome 3B, Zo_v1.1, whole genome shotgun sequence genome carries:
- the LOC121967620 gene encoding uncharacterized protein LOC121967620 translates to MATATATASLSSSVFSSPKSLLPTAASSLFPRAPRFRLVLQCPPLRGLFSSSTAVAPAAADDCRLRFSAASTAEASTSLSKWVDFAQRVSGEWDGFGADFTSEGVPVELPENVVPDAFREWDVQVFDWQTQCPTLADEKGSFLLTYKMIRLLPTVGCEADAATRYSVEERIVGGPDNQTSAFAFDSSGSFVAVWALDGLGGQKIIELEHCLVDPRDKEVRMRVIQVVRVEEGAMRLEKIKVFLEHWDGPFRNGELMGGCAIGETAFAASVKVDVSEVVGVWHGITASIARFQSEQREAFHELVVDAPTESVRDQRGLVALPKNLWSLSESNKDGEAYWEVGWLLDHGEAITSRCVFLDNRIIKEINITRQIAESKKK